A region of the Roseobacter denitrificans OCh 114 genome:
GATCGCGCGGTGTATCTGGTTGGTTCCCGCAACGTTTTCATAAGCCGCCGCGATCACGGAACGATGGGTGTCTTCCAACCGGTCAAGGCGGCTTTCCAAACGGTCCATCGCGATGCCGCGCAGATCGACAATATTGTCGCCCATGATCTTTTCATTGGCGGCCACAAGGGCGCGCATGACGTCCTTGTCGTCCAGAATGACATCGGGAGTGGCGATGATCTTTGCGCGCAATGCGTCTTCGATTTTCGGTGTGCTGGTCATATGCTGCTCATTTTTTTGGTTTTTCCGAACACTACCACGGGTCATGTTCAAAATCTGCCAAAATGTGCGACCGACCCGCATGTGTTGCCCGCACGCGCCACCCCGCGTCAGGGCGGCGCGCCGGTAAGGCGGTGTGTCAGGGTCTCAGAGGATCTTCTGGCCGGTTTTTTCCCAGTCCGACATGAATTGCTGCAAGCCCTTGTCGGTCAGCGGATGCGAGGCCAGTTTCTGGATCACTTCTGGGGGCGCTGTCATCACATCTGCCCCGATCAGCGCCACTTGCTGAACGTGGTTCACCGTGCGGATGGAGGCCGCGAGGATTTCAGTGCCAAACCCGTAGTTGTCATAGATCGTGCGGATGTCCTCTATCAATTCGCAGCCATCCAGGCTCATGTCATCGAGCCGCCCGATAAAGGGGCTGATGAAGGAGGCACCGGCCTTGGCCGCCAAAAGCGCCTGATTAGCCGAGAAGCAGAGGGTCACATTGACCATTTTACCCTCATCCGACAGGGTCTTGCACGCCTTGAGGCCATCCCACGTCAGGGGCAGTTTGACGGTGATGTTCTCCGCGATCTCGGCAAGCTTGCGCCCTTCGGCGATCATTGCCTCTGCTTCAAGCGCGACCACTTCGGCGCTCACCGGGCCAGAGACGATGCCGCAGATTTCCTTTGTCACCTCGATGATGTCACGTCCGGATTTCAGGATCAGCGAGGGGTTCGTGGTGACGCCATCGACCATGCCCAGATCGTTAAGCTCTGCAATGGCCTGCGTGTCGGCGGTATCGACGAAAAACTTCATGTGCGTGGTATCCTTTTTGGCGCGGTGTTCAGGTGTCGCGGCGTTGATCGCTCTTGCGCTTGGCTTTACCGCATGATCTGCGATGCTGAAACCCTCAATTGCCGTTTCAGCCGGAGCCTGCCCTTTGAGCCTGCCGCAATTTTACGATTGTGATGCGTTGATCGCTGTCCTGACGACCCAGCCTCTGGGCCGCACGCTGGATTATCGCGCGCCCGAAGGGGGGTGCCATCTGGGTGCTTTTGTCGAGGTGCCGCTTGGCCCGCGCAAGGTGCTGGGGGTGGTCTGGGGGCCGGGGCAGGGGGATTATGAACGCTCCAAAATCCGTCAGGCCTACCGGGTGCTGGATGCCGCTCCCATGCGCGAAGAGATGTGTCTGTTTCTCAAACGCGCGGCGGAGTATACCCTGACGCCGCTGCCTGCGATGTTGCGTCTTGCCACCCGCGCGCCGGGTCTGGGTGATCCGCCGTCGATGCGCAAGATTTACCGGCGCGGAACAGGAGAACCTGACAAGATGACGGCGGCCAGGCGCAAGGTTCTGGCGGCCCTGGCGGAATACGGTGATCTGGCCTTCACGCTCAAGGAACTCGCCGAGATGGCCGATGTGGGTACGTCCGTGGTCAAAGGTCTGGTCGCACAGGGCGCTGTTGTCGAAGAAGACAGCCCGCGCGATCTGCCCTTTCCCCGTCTTGACCCCTCGCGCCCCGGCAAGGCACTGACAGCGGATCAGGCGGCGGGGGCGGCGCAATTGACGCAAGCGGTCCGTTCAGAACGATATGGCACGACCTTGCTGCGTGGTGTCACGGGTTCGGGCAAGACCGAGGTTTATCTTGAGGCGGTTGCGGCGGCCCTTACGGCGGGCCGGCAGGCGCTGGTGCTCTTGCCCGAGATCGCCCTGACCGCTGAATTTCTGACCCGGGTGCAGGAGCGCTTTGGTGCGCGCCCGGCTGAATGGCATTCAGGCGCGACCATGACCGAACGCAGGCGTATCTTTCGCATGGTTGGTCAGGGTGAGGCGCAGCTTGTCATCGGCGCGCGGTCGGCGCTGTTTCTGCCCTATCAGAACCTTGGCCTGATCGTGGTCGATGAGGAACATGATACTTCCTACAAGCAGGAAGAGGGGGTTTTGTACAACGCGCGCGATATGGCAGTGCTGCGCGCTTCGATCTGCGGGGCGCAGGTCGTGCTTGCCTCTGCCACGCCCTCGCTGGAAAGCTGGGCCAATGCGCAGGCGGGCAAATACGCCAAGCTGGAACTGACCTCGCGGTTCGGGGCCGCTGTGATGCCGCAGATGCGGGCCATTGATATGCGCGTTGAAAGCCTTCCGTCCAATCGTTGGGTCTCTGATGTGCTGCACAAAGAGGTGGAGGCACGCATGGCGCGGGGGGAGCAGTCGATGCTGTTCATCAACCGGCGCGGCTATGCCCCGATCACGCTGTGTCGCGCCTGTGGCCATCAAATCGGCTGCGATCATTGCGACGCGCGCATGGTGGAGCACCGCTTTCTCAAGCGCCTTGTCTGTCACCAGTGCGGCGAAAGCAAACCGATGCCGACGGTCTGCCCGTCCTGCAATGCCGAAGACAGACTGGCCGCGGTCGGGCCCGGTGTCGAGCGGCTCGCAGAAGAGGCGACAGAATTGTTCCCCGACGCCCGGATCGCCGCGCTCAGTTCGGATATGTATGGTTCCGCCCGCGCGCTCAAGGCGGAGATCGAAGATATCGCGGCGGGCGGTGCGGACATCATCATCGGCACGCAGCTCGTGGCCAAGGGGCACAATTTTCCTAACCTGACGCTGGTTGGTGTGATTGATGCGGATCTGGGCCTGCAAGGATCTGATCTGCGCGCTGCCGAACGGACGTTTCAATTGATGCGGCAGGTGGCGGGCCGTGCAGGGCGTGCCGAGAAAGCAGGCGTGGCCCTGTTGCAAAGCTATCAACCCGAACATCCCGTCATCCGCGCCATTCTGGCCGGGGACGAAGATGAATTCTGGGCTGCCGAGGCGCGCGAGCGCAAGGCCGCAGGTGTGCCACCTTACGGGCGCATGGCGGGTATCATCCTCAGCGGGTCGGACGTGGCAATGGTGTTTGACGCAGGCAACCAACTGGCGCGGCAGGATGCGCCGTTGCGGGCCATCGGTGCGCAGGTTTTCGGACCAGCGCCTGCGCCGATTGCGCGGGTCCGCGGGCGCCATAGGGTCCGGATGCTTGTAAAGGCCGAGAAATCCGCCCCTTTGCAGGAAGCGCTCGCGCGTTGGGTGGCCCAATTGCGGATCAAAGGTGATTTACGTGTCGCCGTTGATATCGACCCACAGAGTTTCTACTGACCTTCACCGTCATCATGCGGGGCATCAGGGACATTGACGCGCCGCGAAATAGCACCTCGTCAAAGGCCAGCAAAAGGACTAAGCAACCGGTATGGCCCGCTATGTTCCCCTTGCAGATGCACATCGCCTCCCGTTGTGGCGGCGGCCCATCGCCTTGTTGTTCCTGATGGCGCTTGCGATGCCGATTGCGTTCAATACATGGTCTGCATTGCTGAACAACTTCGTGATTGAAGCCGCCAATTTTGACGGTTCCGACATCGGTCTTTTGCACACGGTGCGCGAAATACCGGGGTTTCTGGCGGTCGGTGTCATCGCCATCATCATTTTCATGCGCGAACAGGTGCTGGGGCTGGTGTCGCTGATCCTGCTCGGCGTTGCCACTGCGGTCACGGCGTGGTTCCCGTCCATGGGCGGCATTCTGGCCATCACCATGCTGAGTTCGATCGGCTTTCACTATTACGAGACGGTCAATCAATCCCTGCAACTGCAATGGCTGAGCAAACAGGAAGCGCCGCGTGTCCTCGGCTGGCTGCTCGCGGCCGGATCAGGGGCCACGTTGATTGCCTATCTGGCGATCATGGCGCTCTGGGACACTTTGGGGCTGTCCTACAATACGGTCTACATGGTGGGCGGTGGCATCACCGTCGTCCTGGCAGTTTTTGCGATGCTTGCCTATCCGCAGTTCGAAGCCCCCAATCCGCAGATCAAGAAAATGGTGCTGCGCAAACGCTACTGGCTCTATTACGCGCTGCAGTTCATGTCCGGCGCACGGCGTCAGATTTTTGTGGTTTTTGCGGGTTTCATGATGGTCGAGAAATTCGGCTATGATGTGCATGAGATCACGCTGCTCTATCTTATCAACCTTGTGGTCAACATGATGGTGGCCCCTTTGCTGGGCCGTGCGGTGGGCTATTTTGGCGAACGGCGCACGCTCGGGTTTGAATACATCGGTCTGGTGCTGGTGTTCCTGTGTTATGGTGGCGTTTACTATTTCAGCTGGGGCGTGGCAGTGGCGGCGACGCTTTATGTGCTGGATCACATTTTCTTTGGGCTCGCGCTGGCGCTGAAAACCTATTTTCAGAAAATCGCCGATCCCGGTGACATCGCGCCGACCGCTGCCGTGGCCTTTACCATCAACCATATTGCGGCGGTCTTTCTGCCCGTGTCTTTTGGTCTGCTGTGGCTATGGTCCCCGGCGGCGGTGTTCTTTCTGGCGGCGTCCATGGCGGCGGTGTCCTTTGTGCTGGCGATGATGATCCCGCGCCATCCCGAAAAAGGGTTTGAAACCATTTTCGCGCGTGGCATCCCCACACCGGCAGAATGAGCACCGGTCGGTTCCTCACGGGATCGACCATGGGGCATGTTGTGCGCATGACGGCCACAGGGGCCTTCGGGATCACCTTCGTTTTTCTCGTGGATGCGGCCAATCTGGTCTGGATCGCACAATTGGGGGACCCGAGGCTTGTTGCGGCCATCGGTTTTGCTTTTGCGATCCAGTTCTTTTCGGTCTCCTCCGGCGTGGGGTTGATGATCGCCTCCACCGCCATGGTGTCACGCAGCATCGGAGAGGGGAACCGCGAGAAAGCCCGGATGCAGGCAGGCGCGGCCATTGTCACGGCGGCCCTTATTCAGGCCGTTGTGGCCACGCTGGTCATCCTGCTGCGCCATGATTTGCTGGCGCTGGCAGGGGCCACTGGTGAAACGGCCGCCATGGCGGCGCGCTATCTGCTGATCACCATGCCCTCGCTCGTGGTGATGGCCATTGGTCTGATTGCCTCCGGCGTGCTGCGGGCTGATGGGTTCGGGGCCAAGGCGATGTACACCACGCTTTTGTCGGGAACCTTGCTGATGGTGATCGACCCGGTGCTGATCCTCGGCTTTGGCTGGGGGCTGGATGGTACTGCAATCGGTCTGTGGCTCTTCCGCGCCGCCTTGATGGGCCTCGGGCTTTATTTCGCGGTCTGGCAGAACAAGCTGATCGCGCGCCCCGATTTGGCGGCGGTGCGCTGCGTGCTGCCCCTATACCTTGCCATTGCCGTGCCCGCCATCGCCACCCAGATGGCCACGCCGGTCGGAAACTACCTGCTGACAATGGTCATGGCCCCTTTTGGCGATGATGCGGTCGCGGCATGGGCGGTGGTGGGGCGGCTCACGGTGGTGGTCTTTGGCGGTATCTTTGCCTTGTCGGGTGCGATTGGCGGCATTTTTGGGCAGAACTTTGGGGCGGGGAACTATGCGCGCCTGCGCTCCACCTACCGGGACGCCTTGGTGTTCTGTCTTATCTACACATTGACCATGTGGTGCGCCCTGTTCTGGGCAACGCCTTACGTCAGCGCGGTGTTCGGCTTGACCGGGCAGGGGGCTGAGGTGTTGCATGCCTTCACGCTGATCGGTGTTGGCGGATTTGTCTTTGCGGGACCGCTCTTTGTTGCCAACGCCGCCTTCAACAGCCTTGGCAGACCCAGCCGGTCGACGCTGCTGAACTGGTCCAAGGAAGCGGTGCTTGGATGGCCCGCCGCTGCCGCGCTTGCGCTCTCTTTCGGGGCGTCCGGTGTGATTTACGGGCAGGCCTTCGCCAGCATGCTGGTTGGAACGCTTGCCGGGGTTTGGGGATGGCGTTTCGTGGGCGGTTTGCACGGTGCGCGCAAACGGATGCTTGACGGCGCAGCGCTGCGGCCCTACCCGAACCCTGATCGATACCGGAGACGCTGATGCCTACTTTTACTGCCCTGACGACGCTGCGCGGAAAGGATGCTGCCGAAAAACTCGGCCTCGCGATGGAGGGCTTGCAGCCTGAACCCACCGGCATTGGCGTCTTTGAGGTTGAGGATGGGTCGGGCCTTTGGGAAGTGGGTGGCTATTTCACCGAATCTCCGGATGAGACGGCCTTGCTGTTGCTGTCCACAGCGCTTGATGCAAACCCTTTTGTGATTTCAGAACTGCCCGAAACCGATTGGGTCGCCCATGTCCGCCGCGAATTGGTGCCGGTCGAGGCGGGGCAGTTTTTTGTCTATGGCAGCCATGACGCGGACAAGGTCCCCGCAGGCGCAGAGCCTTTGCTGATCGAGGCCGCGATGGCTTTTGGCACCGGGCATCACGGTACAACACTGGGCTGTTTGCGTGCGCTCGATCGTTTGGACAACAGCGGGTTTTCCGGCAAGAACGTCGCCGACATTGGTTGCGGCACGGCTGTGCTGGCCATGGCCGCCGCGAGGATCTGGGAAAACCCGGTGCTGGCCAGCGACATTGACGAGGTTGCGGTGGATGTGGCCAAGAGCAACATCGCGGCTAATGGGCTGACGGGGCGCGTTTTCTGTGTCGAGGCCGCCGGTTTCGATCACCCGGAATTGCGCGCAGCCGCCCCCTTTGATCTTGTTTTTGCGAATATCCTCAAGGGACCGCTGATCGCGCTTGCGCCGGATATGGCCGCCAATATCGCGCCCGGCGGGCAGGCAATCCTGTCTGGCATCCTGAACGAACAGGCGGATGGCGTTCTCGACGTTTATACACAGGCCGGGTTCAATCTGGCCCATCGCGAAGAGATTGTTGACTGGACAACGCTTACGTTAAGCAGGAACAGGTGAAATTGGACGTATTTGACCAGTTTTCGTTGAATTTTTCATAAATTCAGAACACCTTGTGCGCTGATCGGGTGGGGGCTTGATCAGCGGGAGAGTGGGATGTCCGACGCATTCACTCAGTTTGAAAAACGGCGCGACAGGCTTGAGCGCAGGCATCGCGCACCGGCCAAAGGCTATGTGGCGCAGGTCGATCCCGATGGATTGATCACCATTTCCGCCAGGCCGACGCGTTCCGGTCTGAACTTCCGTTTTATCGGCGCGGCCGCATTTGGTTTCCTGGCGTTCAAAGCCTTGGCAATCGCTTTGATCGGCCCGGTGACCTATCAGGGTCGGATTGATGCTCTGGCGGCCGGGCATGGTTTTGAAAAGCTATGCGCATGGATCATGCAAGCCGACCCGATATCGCTACAGATCGCAACATTTCTGCTGATGACCGTTGGATAAAACGCAGCACTTATTCATGCGCAATCACATAAAAAAGCCGCGCTTTCCCGTATCGGAAAACGCGGCTTGGTGTTTTTGCCTATCGTGTCCTACCCGCGCAGGGTCGAACGCGCGCCTTGTTAGCGGATCATCGTGTTTTCTGCGACCGCGTCGATGTCTCCGCGTGTCAGGCCGATGTCTTCGAGTTCACGGTCGGTCAGACCGGACAGCGCATTGCGTGTGACGCGCGCGTCATTCCATGCAACAACAGTTGCAATGACCGCGCTGATGGCGGCAAAGAAACGGCTCGATGCTGTGGCGGAGCCGTATGTGGTGCGGGTGGTGTCAAAAGTAGCCATTGTAGCCGTCCTTTATGTTACTGAGTTGACCGGTCATGCCGGTGTGTTGTGAGGGGCAGATAGGGTGTGCCTGATATTTCAGCAAGGTGAGAAACTGCATGGTCGGTATGCAGTTTTCGCATAGGTCGAAACGGTGATTAACCTAAAGTAAATAAACAATAAATAATCATCCGGACGTGTCGGAATTCTGCCTTTTGATGGCGTTTTCGGGCCTTTGTCGGCGGATGTGCCGGAAAACGCACATAGGGAGATGCGAAAAAGGAACTGCTTGGCGGATGTTCGCCTTTCGTGCTAATGCGTACAAAACGAATAAAAAGAGCAGGACAGCATCTATGACACGGGTAATCGGCATTGATCCGGGGCTGCGCAATCTGGGCTGGGGTGTCATTGAAGTGTCCGGCAGCCGAATCGCGCATATAGCCAATGGGGTTTGCGTGTCGGGGGGCAGCGATTTGGCAGACCGTTTGCTGTCCCTCCACCAGCAACTGACGGCGGTGGTTTCGACCTTTGCGCCGGATGAGGCCGCGGTGGAACAGACATTCGTCAACAAGGACGGGGCCGGAACGCTCAAGTTGGGTCAGGCGCGCGGGATTGCCATGCTGGTGCCCGCGCAGGCCGGTCTGCGCGTAGGTGAATATGCGCCCAACAAGATCAAGAAGACCGTGGTGGGGGTTGGGCATGCGGATAAGGCGCAGGTGCTGCATATGGTACGCTTGCAATTGCCCGGCGCAGAGATCAAAAGCCCGGATGCGGCGGATGCTTTGGCGATTGCCATCTGTCATGCACATCACGGGGGGGCGGCTGGTTTGGGCGCGGCAATTGCAAAGGCAACGGCATGATTGGCAAGATCACGGGCCGACTTGAATACCGCGCGAGCGATCATGTGCTGATTGATGTGCGCGGGGTCGGGTATCTGGTCTTTTGCTCGGAACGTACATTGGCGGCTCTGCCGGGTGTGGGCGAGGTTGTCGCGCTATATACGGACCTGCTGGTGCGCGAGGACGTGATGCAGCTTTTCGGTTTCACCACGTTGACGGAAAAGGAATGGCACCGGCTGCTGACCTCTGTGCAGGGGGTCGGGGCCAAGGCGTCGCTTGCGATCCTCGGCACCTTGGGAGCGGATGGCGTCAGCCGGGCCATTGCGCTGGGGGACTGGAACGCGGTCAAGGCGGCCAAGGGGGTCGGTCCAAAGATCGCCCAACGCGTGGTTCTGGACCTCAAGGACAAGGCCCCCAGCGTGATGGGTATGAGCGACACGCAAGCCACGGTGGCTGCTCAGTCGTCAGATGCGGTCATCGAAACGCGCGCCGCACCAAGCCCCGTTGTCCAAAACCCGTCGGCGCAGGCTGAGGCCCTGTCGGCGCTATCCAATCTGGGTTATGCTCCGGGTGATGCGGCCGCCGCCGTGGCGCAGGCGGCAGGTGAGTTGCCCGACGCAGAAACGCCCGATCTGATCCGGGCGGCATTGAAACGGCTCGCCCCCAAAGGTTAGGCTGGGCCAGATGCAGGATACCTCATGAGCGATATTGATCCGACCGTGCGCGCCGATCCCCTGCCAGAGGATCACGACCGCGCCTTGCGCCCGCAGATGCTGTCGGAGTTCGTTGGGCAGGCGGAGGCGCGCGCCAACCTCAAGGTGTTCATCGCCTCTGCACGGCAACGCGGC
Encoded here:
- the fsa gene encoding fructose-6-phosphate aldolase encodes the protein MKFFVDTADTQAIAELNDLGMVDGVTTNPSLILKSGRDIIEVTKEICGIVSGPVSAEVVALEAEAMIAEGRKLAEIAENITVKLPLTWDGLKACKTLSDEGKMVNVTLCFSANQALLAAKAGASFISPFIGRLDDMSLDGCELIEDIRTIYDNYGFGTEILAASIRTVNHVQQVALIGADVMTAPPEVIQKLASHPLTDKGLQQFMSDWEKTGQKIL
- a CDS encoding primosomal protein N', with the translated sequence MLKPSIAVSAGACPLSLPQFYDCDALIAVLTTQPLGRTLDYRAPEGGCHLGAFVEVPLGPRKVLGVVWGPGQGDYERSKIRQAYRVLDAAPMREEMCLFLKRAAEYTLTPLPAMLRLATRAPGLGDPPSMRKIYRRGTGEPDKMTAARRKVLAALAEYGDLAFTLKELAEMADVGTSVVKGLVAQGAVVEEDSPRDLPFPRLDPSRPGKALTADQAAGAAQLTQAVRSERYGTTLLRGVTGSGKTEVYLEAVAAALTAGRQALVLLPEIALTAEFLTRVQERFGARPAEWHSGATMTERRRIFRMVGQGEAQLVIGARSALFLPYQNLGLIVVDEEHDTSYKQEEGVLYNARDMAVLRASICGAQVVLASATPSLESWANAQAGKYAKLELTSRFGAAVMPQMRAIDMRVESLPSNRWVSDVLHKEVEARMARGEQSMLFINRRGYAPITLCRACGHQIGCDHCDARMVEHRFLKRLVCHQCGESKPMPTVCPSCNAEDRLAAVGPGVERLAEEATELFPDARIAALSSDMYGSARALKAEIEDIAAGGADIIIGTQLVAKGHNFPNLTLVGVIDADLGLQGSDLRAAERTFQLMRQVAGRAGRAEKAGVALLQSYQPEHPVIRAILAGDEDEFWAAEARERKAAGVPPYGRMAGIILSGSDVAMVFDAGNQLARQDAPLRAIGAQVFGPAPAPIARVRGRHRVRMLVKAEKSAPLQEALARWVAQLRIKGDLRVAVDIDPQSFY
- a CDS encoding MFS transporter, with the translated sequence MARYVPLADAHRLPLWRRPIALLFLMALAMPIAFNTWSALLNNFVIEAANFDGSDIGLLHTVREIPGFLAVGVIAIIIFMREQVLGLVSLILLGVATAVTAWFPSMGGILAITMLSSIGFHYYETVNQSLQLQWLSKQEAPRVLGWLLAAGSGATLIAYLAIMALWDTLGLSYNTVYMVGGGITVVLAVFAMLAYPQFEAPNPQIKKMVLRKRYWLYYALQFMSGARRQIFVVFAGFMMVEKFGYDVHEITLLYLINLVVNMMVAPLLGRAVGYFGERRTLGFEYIGLVLVFLCYGGVYYFSWGVAVAATLYVLDHIFFGLALALKTYFQKIADPGDIAPTAAVAFTINHIAAVFLPVSFGLLWLWSPAAVFFLAASMAAVSFVLAMMIPRHPEKGFETIFARGIPTPAE
- a CDS encoding MATE family efflux transporter; this encodes MGHVVRMTATGAFGITFVFLVDAANLVWIAQLGDPRLVAAIGFAFAIQFFSVSSGVGLMIASTAMVSRSIGEGNREKARMQAGAAIVTAALIQAVVATLVILLRHDLLALAGATGETAAMAARYLLITMPSLVVMAIGLIASGVLRADGFGAKAMYTTLLSGTLLMVIDPVLILGFGWGLDGTAIGLWLFRAALMGLGLYFAVWQNKLIARPDLAAVRCVLPLYLAIAVPAIATQMATPVGNYLLTMVMAPFGDDAVAAWAVVGRLTVVVFGGIFALSGAIGGIFGQNFGAGNYARLRSTYRDALVFCLIYTLTMWCALFWATPYVSAVFGLTGQGAEVLHAFTLIGVGGFVFAGPLFVANAAFNSLGRPSRSTLLNWSKEAVLGWPAAAALALSFGASGVIYGQAFASMLVGTLAGVWGWRFVGGLHGARKRMLDGAALRPYPNPDRYRRR
- a CDS encoding 50S ribosomal protein L11 methyltransferase → MPTFTALTTLRGKDAAEKLGLAMEGLQPEPTGIGVFEVEDGSGLWEVGGYFTESPDETALLLLSTALDANPFVISELPETDWVAHVRRELVPVEAGQFFVYGSHDADKVPAGAEPLLIEAAMAFGTGHHGTTLGCLRALDRLDNSGFSGKNVADIGCGTAVLAMAAARIWENPVLASDIDEVAVDVAKSNIAANGLTGRVFCVEAAGFDHPELRAAAPFDLVFANILKGPLIALAPDMAANIAPGGQAILSGILNEQADGVLDVYTQAGFNLAHREEIVDWTTLTLSRNR
- a CDS encoding DUF1127 domain-containing protein, with amino-acid sequence MATFDTTRTTYGSATASSRFFAAISAVIATVVAWNDARVTRNALSGLTDRELEDIGLTRGDIDAVAENTMIR
- the ruvC gene encoding crossover junction endodeoxyribonuclease RuvC, with product MTRVIGIDPGLRNLGWGVIEVSGSRIAHIANGVCVSGGSDLADRLLSLHQQLTAVVSTFAPDEAAVEQTFVNKDGAGTLKLGQARGIAMLVPAQAGLRVGEYAPNKIKKTVVGVGHADKAQVLHMVRLQLPGAEIKSPDAADALAIAICHAHHGGAAGLGAAIAKATA
- the ruvA gene encoding Holliday junction branch migration protein RuvA; amino-acid sequence: MIGKITGRLEYRASDHVLIDVRGVGYLVFCSERTLAALPGVGEVVALYTDLLVREDVMQLFGFTTLTEKEWHRLLTSVQGVGAKASLAILGTLGADGVSRAIALGDWNAVKAAKGVGPKIAQRVVLDLKDKAPSVMGMSDTQATVAAQSSDAVIETRAAPSPVVQNPSAQAEALSALSNLGYAPGDAAAAVAQAAGELPDAETPDLIRAALKRLAPKG